One segment of Solanum stenotomum isolate F172 chromosome 1, ASM1918654v1, whole genome shotgun sequence DNA contains the following:
- the LOC125853872 gene encoding G-type lectin S-receptor-like serine/threonine-protein kinase RLK1 — MVCKNSRTTIVWHANISNLVPQGSRLNLDSQRGLILSDPQGNTLWRSDLVFGNIDYGLMNDNGNFVVMGRNSNDPLWESFRNPTDTLLPNQTLERGSFLVSQKSQANFTQGRFYLQMLDNGNMVLVTQSVPSNMDYDDEYYNIQTSDTTNATNSGDKLVFEENGVMYVLKRNNQRQILTPRSIPSASDNYHRVTLNFDGVLSHYYHSRILNSSGWNILWSQPNNICIEIDGDKGPGSCGYNNVCSLGSNNRPVCNCPKGYSLVDPNDAYGDCKPVFSISCDEVGRGSAEDLYSFITIRDTDWPKSDFQKISPSTEQDCQNACLNDCFCVVAIYRSNSFWKKKLPLSNGRIDTNLNSKAFMKIRKDGVPPLSIPGFPNSGSSRSKNWRNLSVVLSALLGSSVLVNILFISVFCWGFFHIYKKKMKILRPTSHVADSMCHSFTYKELVEATKDFKEELGRGAFGIVYKGVMPIGSRNVVAIKKLDRVAHEAEKEFITEVNVISQTHHKNLVRLLGYCNEGAHRLLVYEYMSNGTLASFIFGDLKPTWSQRTNIAMGVARGLAYLHEECSTQIIHCDIKPQNILLDDHHVARISDFGLSKLMMINQSRTLTNIRGTRGYVAPEWFRNSQVTVKVDVYSFGVLLLEIITCRKNYENEESYGQEVILTDWVLDCLQEGKLEALVQSDFKALNDKKQLERFVMVGVWCIQEDPSTRPTMRKVCQMLEGSVEVTFPPCPYNFSITI; from the exons ATGGTATgcaaaaattcaagaacaactataGTTTGGCATGCTAATATAAGTAATTTAGTGCCACAAGGATCAAGATTGAATCTTGATTCTCAAAGAGGTTTAATACTTAGTGATCCTCAAGGGAATACTCTTTGGAGAAGTGATTTGGTTTTTGGTAATATTGATTATGGATTGATGAATGATAATGGGAATTTTGTTGTAATGGGAAGAAATTCTAATGATCCATTGTGGGAAAGTTTTAGAAATCCAACTGATACTTTGTTGCCAAATCAAACATTGGAAAGAGGAagcttccttgtttctcaaaagTCACAAGCTAATTTCACGCAAG GTAGATTTTATCTTCAGATGCTTGATAATGGGAATATGGTGCTTGTTACACAAAGTGTGCCTTCCAATATGGATTATGATGATGAGTACTATAACATTCAAACTTCAGATACAACAAATGCAACAAATTCAGGGGATAAGCTGGTTTTCGAAGAGAATGGGGTGATGTATGTATTGAAGCGAAACAATCAAAGGCAAATTCTTACTCCGCGATCCATTCCTTCAGCTTCGGACAATTATCATCGTGTGACACTTAACTTTGATGGAGTTCTTAGTCATTATTATCATTCAAGGATTTTGAATAGCAGTGGCTGGAATATTCTGTGGTCTCAACCGAATAATATATGCATCGAAATTGATGGAGACAAAGGACCTGGTTCTTGTGGTTACAACAATGTATGCAGTCTTGGTTCAAACAACAGACCAGTTTGTAACTGTCCTAAAGGATATTCGTTGGTTGATCCGAACGATGCTTATGGTGACTGCAAACCAGTTTTTTCTATAAGTTGTGATGAAGTTGGAAGGGGTTCAGCTGAAGATTTATACAGTTTCATCACGATTCGTGATACTGATTGGCCGAAATCAGATTTTCAGAAAATTAGCCCTTCTACTGAACAAGACTGCCAAAATGCTTGTTTGAATGATTGTTTCTGTGTTGTTGCTATCTATAGAAGCAATAGTTTCTGGAAAAAGAAGCTTCCGTTATCGAATGGGAGAATAGACaccaatttgaattcaaaagcTTTTATGAAAATAAGGAAAGATGGTGTTCCTCCTCTGAGTATTCCTGGCTTTCCAAATTCAGGATCTAGTCGAAGCAAGAATTGGCGAAATCTGTCTGTTGTGTTGTCCGCGCTGTTAGGCAGTTCTGTTTTGGTAAATATTCTTTTCATCAGTGTATTCTGTTGGGGATTCTTCCAtatttacaaaaagaaaatgaagatattGCGCCCTACGAGTCATGTGGCAGACTCTATGTGTCATAGTTTTACATACAAAGAACTTGTAGAAGCCACAAAAGACTTCAAGGAAGAGCTAGGCAGGGGTGCATTTGGGATTGTTTACAAAGGGGTAATGCCTATCGGTTCAAGAAACGTAGTTGCTATAAAGAAGCTGGACAGAGTTGCTCATGAGGCAGAGAAGGAATTCATAACTGAAGTAAATGTGATTAGTCAGACTCATCACAAGAATTTGGTCCGTCTGCTTGGATATTGTAACGAGGGAGCTCATCGTTTGTTGGTCTACGAGTATATGAGTAATGGAACTCTTGCAAGTTtcatttttggtgatctgaaacCTACTTGGAGTCAGAGGACAAATATCGCGATGGGGGTTGCAAGGGGACTTGCATACCTCCACGAAGAGTGCAGTACACAGATTATCCATTGTGATATAAAGCCTCAAAACATTCTCCTTGATGATCATCACGTTGCTCGAATATCAGATTTTGGATTGTCTAAACTGATGATGATTAACCAGAGTCGAACACTTACTAATATTAGAGGAACAAGAGGTTATGTTGCACCAGAATGGTTCAGGAATAGTCAAGTCACTGTTAAGGTAGACGTTTACAGCTTTGGTGTACTACTACTAGAGATCATCACTTGTCGGAAAAACTATGAGAATGAGGAAAGCTATGGACAAGAGGTGATTCTTACAGATTGGGTTCTAGATTGCCTTCAAGAAGGAAAGTTGGAAGCTCTAGTGCAAAGTGATTTCAAGGCTTTGAATGACAAGAAGCAGCTCGAGAGGTTCGTGATGGTTGGTGTTTGGTGCATTCAAGAGGATCCGTCTACGAGGCCTACTATGAGGAAGGTCTGTCAAATGCTTGAAGGATCTGTTGAGGTGACATTTCCGCCATGTCCATATAATTTTAGCATTACTATTTAA
- the LOC125860589 gene encoding FT-interacting protein 3-like: MNQDTVILIISVFLGSSVFVNCLLLLSTFSRVSVWAISQQDFLRFQTIQILSTRLGRAEPPLKKEVVDYMLDVGSHIWSVRRAKANFFRLIYVVSPLLAIGKWFDQICHWKNPLTTILIHILFVILVLYPELIVPTFFLYLFLIGIWHYRLKPRHPPHISHANGVFPDDLDEEFDTFPTSRGSDKVRMRYYRLRSIGGRIQTVIGDLATQGERFHSLLSWRDPRASALFVTFCLFAAIVMYITPFQVVALLIGIYVLRHPRFRHKLPPLSTSFFKRLPARADCML, encoded by the coding sequence ATGAATCAAGATACTGTCATCCTTATTATATCAGTGTTCTTAGGTAGTTCTGTTTTTGTTAATTGCCTACTTCTTTTGAGTACTTTCTCTCGAGTTTCTGTTTGGGCTATCAGTCAGCAAGATTTCCTCAGGTTCCAAACTATTCAAATACTTTCAACGAGGCTAGGACGAGCAGAGCCACCATTGAAAAAAGAGGTCGTGGACTACATGCTAGACGTTGGTTCGCATATATGGAGCGTAAGGAGAGCTAAGGCTAACTTTTTCAGATTAATCTATGTTGTGAGTCCACTATTGGCTATTGGAAAATGGTTTGATCAAATATGTCATTGGAAGAATCCACTCACAACAATTCTAATCCATATACTCTTTGTTATATTAGTCCTTTACCCTGAATTGATTGTTCCTACATTCTTTCTTTACCTATTCTTGATTGGTATTTGGCACTATAGATTGAAACCAAGACATCCACCTCACATTTCACATGCTAATGGTGTTTTCCCCGATGATTTGGATGAAGAATTCGATACATTCCCAACATCAAGAGGCTCGGATAAGGTGAGGATGAGATATTATCGTTTGAGGAGCATTGGAGGCAGGATTCAGACCGTGATAGGGGACTTAGCGACTCAAGGGGAAAGGTTTCATTCATTGTTAAGCTGGAGAGATCCAAGGGCATCGGCCTTGTTCGTGACATTCTGTTTGTTTGCTGCAATAGTCATGTATATCACACCATTCCAAGTTGTCGCGCTTCTCATTGGAATCTACGTGTTAAGGCACCCGAGATTTCGCCATAAACTTCCTCCATTGTCTACTAGTTTCTTCAAGAGGCTGCCTGCAAGAGCAGACTGCATGTTGTAG